The Chitinophaga pinensis DSM 2588 region GTAGTTCTGCGTATCCCATTGGATGTACTGACCGAAAACGCTAACATGAAACAAAACGAACAATAATAAAGCCAATTATGAAATATTTATTGACGCTCATTTCACTGGCTGCAGTTATTCCCTGCAAAGCGCAGTTTGTGCTGGACGGAAAAGTGTCTGGTTATAAAGGAAAGTATATCTATCTGCAATATGCAGATGATAAGGGTACTTATATCAGAGACAGTGCAACCGTAAAGAATGGTCTTTTCCGTTTCTCTGGCAATGTAAGCGAGCCCTTTATGGCGGCATTGAAGAATAGCAGTGATCCCCGTTCCTATAATGATTCAGGGAATGTAAGTCTCTTTCTTGAGCCTAAGAAGATGACTATTTCGGTAGAAGAGGGGAATTTCGCTAATGCACAGGTAGAAGGATCTGCATCGCAAAAGCAATTCGGAGCTATGCAGCAACAGATCAGGTATGTGAATAAGAAATGGAAAGTGGTAATGGATACACTGTCTGCTGTCAACAAGCGTAGTAATTTCGAATACCAGGAGCTGAAGAATTGGGTGCTATCACCTTTCCATATGGATATGGATGAGATCTATGATCGCTCCATGAACCAGTATCCCACTTCATATGTAACAGCCTATTATCTTCGGTTTAAGGTTAATGAGCTGAGCGCGGATTCACTGAAGAAATGGTATGCAGGTTTCCCTGAAAAAGTAAAACAAAGCAAATATGGAAAGTCGCTCAACGAGGACATTCAAAGGAAGAAAATAGGTATACCCGGAACAATGGCAAAGGGATTCTCTTCAGAAGATATTGATGGAAAGCCGTTGAGTCTTGCAGATTATAAAGGGAAATATGTGTTGCTTGACTTCTGGGCCAGCTGGTGTCTGCCTTGCAGGAAGGGTAGTCCACATTTGAAAGAATTGTATGGTAAATACAAGGATAAAGGATTTGAAATCATCGGTATTTCAGATGATGATTCAAAACCGGATGCATGGAGAAAGGCGGTGGAAAAAGACGGGACCGGCATCTGGAAACATGTGTTGAGGGGCATGAAGAGAACAGACAGCGGTTTTGATCGTACAAATGATAAGTCGGACTTTTATAATATACATGCTTTGCCTACTAAAATTCTTATTGACCCCAATGGACAGATTATTGGAAGATATACAGGGGAGGGTGAAGAAGATAAGAGTATGGATGAAAAGTTGGCGTCTATTTTCGGGAAATAATAAAAGGGGGTTGTTCATATAGATGGACTACCCCCTAAACATAAAATTTTATTATATCAGATTGCTGAAGAGTTTGTGATGTGTAAGCGGTGTTAGCAATAAGCAGTCATGCATGTTACTGTATGCCTTATCTATTCTCCTGTCCTTCGAGTAGTTGTTCTAAAAATGCTTTTGATTTTTTGGCTTCTGTTTTAAAGGCCAATGTACATAACAGGCAGCCAAAAACGAACATTACGAAGGGGATTAAAACAAAGGGAGAAAAACCTTCGCTGAAAAGCAGGGGCAGCTGAGATAGTCCGGTCAGCAGAATACCCAGGCAAGCCAGTCCGACTGTACCTAACCAGAAAGACATAAATATCAGTACAAAAGTCACTGGCTGCATTTTAATGATTATCTGTGTTTCATCGAGGAAGCTGGTGATCTCTCCGGTAATCTGTGGGAGGAATGAATTTCTGTAGTTTATAATCCGGCTCATTTTAAATGTACTGCTTGTTATTTCCCCTGTATATGGTTTGCCGGAGCTGTTATTTAGATGTGAAAGTTGCAGACCTCTACTGATCTCGATGTTATTGTGCAGGCGTTTTATGACTTCCATTACAGGTAAACGGGTTGTTAAAACATAGTTTTCGAAGGGAAGGTACTTTTTGATATTCATATGTATTAGGAGAATGGTTTATGACTTAATTATAATTGATGCAGATTTGACAGAAGATGAAGATACGTATAGATGGGCAATGGTGCAAGTGCAGGTATTGGATTCATCTCCATTGAAGCATACCAAATAAAAAGGGAACACGCATGTTCCCTTCTGTATCTAATCCCCTATCCAAATGTATACGATCATCTATCCTCCATCCAGGATAAAAAGTTGGTTGTTCTTTCCTTGTTAATAAGTAGTTTATCCGGCGTATCTACCAGCAGATTTACACATAACTTACGTGTGAAATATGGTTCTACTTCCTTTATCGCACTGAAATTGACAACATACTGGCGGTTGATACGGAAGAACTGATGGGGTGATACTGCATGGATGATCTGGTCTAGTGAATGATTGATGGTATAGACCTGTTTGTCGAAGCATTTAAAGGATACGCAGTTGTTGCGGATATAGAAGAATGCGATATGATCAGTTTGAACAGTAAAGTATTTTTGGTTCCTGAAAACGAGAAAGCTCTTTTTCCAGCCGAAGGGACCTGCTTTGCCTGTTTCGCTTGAGTCGGATACGCCGAAGTTTCCGTTGGCTGATCCTAAGGCGTATAAAATGTTTTTGTCAGGAAGGCGGTAAGTGCCTTTAAGATGTTGCATCCCTGGCGCGTCATTCCCGTTCTGGTAAATTGTCTCGCTGCCACCAATGTATAGCAGGCAGTCTTTGATTAGTATAAAATCCTGACTAGCTCCACTCTTGTATACGTCCATAATCGCGTCTGTTTTAACATTGTGATTATCCATACGACTAATTCATTTTATAGTTTAACCTTCAATAATGACAGCCAGGATAGATACCCGGCGGCAATCTGGTAATACAAAGGGCGTACCAGTGCATTAACTGGTTGGTAGATAAGCGTTTGTGGCGTTTTTTTAAGGCTGTGTTCACCACAGTATATCGTGATATCATTTAAATCAGCACGACATTTCATGATAAGGATATGAGCGAATGTTCAAGCGCGTTTATGCGCATAAAAAACGCCCCGTTACACACTATTCAATAGTGCATAACGGGGCGTTGTTGTGAGTGGTTAGTTTTTAATCGAATCGTTTGGATATACCCAGTTTTTTCATTCTGGATTTTAGCGTGGAGGCGTTGATTTCCAGCAGATCGGCAGCGCCGCCACGTCCATATATTTTCCAGTCACACCTGGACAGTACTTCCAGTATGTGATCCCGTTCATTTTCTGTCATTGTCTTGATGGGCAGCACATCCTGTATCTGGCTCTTTCTGGTTGTTGGAAGAAAGACATTATCGATCAGCGGATCTTCGCATAACAATACGCTGCGTTCAATCAGGTGTATCAATTCGCGAACGTTGCCTGGCCAGGAATAGTTGAGGAGCATTTGTGTTGCTTTGTCTGAAAAGCCAGCTATGATCTTGTTGTTGGCGGCAGTACATATCCGGAGATAGTGCTCTGCAATGGGGATGATGTCTTCTTTTCTATCCCGTAAGGGCGAGAGTTGAATCGGAAATACAAAGAGCCGGTAGTACAGGTCCAGGCGGAATCTGCCTTGTGCTACTTCTTCTTCCAGATTCCGGTTGGTGGCTGCAATGATGCGCACATCCACTGTTTTACGTTTGCCTCCGATCGGACATATTTCTTTCTCCTGTAGTACACGCAATAATTTCGATTGTATCTCAACAGGGATTTCTCCTACTTCATCCAGGAAGATGGTGCCGCCGGTGGCCTGTTCAAACTTGCCTATCCGTTTATCTGTTGCACCCGTAAAACTACCTTTCTCATGGCCAAAGAGTTCTGATTCTATCAATGTGGGGGTTAAAGCGGCACAATCGACAACGATTAATGGCTTCTTCTGGCGGGCAGAATTTTCATGAATAGCACGCGCTACTACTTCTTTCCCTGTGCCACTTTCGCCGAGTATTAGTACGGGAGCGGTTGCTGCAGCTGCGATACCGATATACCGTGTGATTTCTTTTAGCGTAGTACTATTGCCAATCATCCCGAAATCAGCGATGGTCTTTTTATCCTGCGCTGCCGATACGCTATTGCTGGCTGACATATGTGACAGCGCGAGATGTTCCTCATGGAGGTTCGCAGCGATGTCAAGCATTGCCAGTACATCTTTTTCGCGGAATGGCTTCACCAGGAAACCATAGGGGTTGGTTTGTTTTGCCAGCGCGAAGGTATGTTGGTCTGAATTAGCAGAAAGATAAATGAACGGGATGTTTTGTTTCTTCAGTATTACGGCCAGTTCGATGCCTGTCTGATCGCCGTTTAGAAAAATATCCAACATAACGAGATCAGGCTGTTCGGTGGAAATGATTTTCAACGCCTCCTGCACAGACCTGGCAATAGTGCAAACCTGGTAACCTGCTGCTTTTAGCACCATGCGCAGATTATTGGCTTCTATAAACTGGTCTTCTACAATTAATATTTTATTTTTCATATACCCTGATAATCCATTTACTGTTCAACACTTAACCGGCATTAAAAGCGATATTAATGCGGGTACCATTATTTACTTCAAAGTTGATGGCGGCTCCTATATCAGCACAGAGTCCATGCATTAATTCCATTCCCAGGGATTGTCTATCTGAGCTACCTGGATGGGTGATGCCTATGCCATCGTCGCTTATTGTCATCTTGTACGCCTGTTCATGCGGGTGCAATGAAAGGTTGATTTCTCCGGAAGACCTGCCCTCAAATGCATATTTGGCGGCGTTGGTGAGCGCTTCATTTGCAATCAGTGCCAGCGGCATTGCCAGATTGAGCGGCAATGAGATGCTTGTCATCTCATGGGTAACCCTGATGTTCCTGGTTTCCAGATCAAAACCCTCTTGTAAAAAGAGCAGGAACTCCCTCATATAGTTGCCGAAATCGACCTGTTGAATATTGCCGGATTGATAAACTTTCTGGTGAAAAAGGGACATGGCATAAATGCGATGCGTACTTTTTTCAAGCGCATTGCGCGCTTCTGGTGTAGCAGTGCGTGCCTGGCTTTCCAAGAGACAAAATATAGTATGAAGATTGTTCTTTACACGGTGATGTACTTCTTTCAGGAGCCACTCTTTTTCAGAAACCAGCTTTTGCAATTGCTGGTTTTTATGCGTCATTTCCCGGCTGCTTTTTTGTTTTTGGCGATAAAAGAAAAAGAGTAATACCATGATGGCCAGGGCAAGGACTAAGGCGCCAGCGGTGAGCAAACCAATTTTTTCAGATTGTTTTAGTTTTTCCTTTTGCGCCTGTGCCTGTCGTTGCAGGAATATGATATTCTGATTTTTTAGCTTGAGTTCCTGTTCTTTTTCGCGGGCCTTGTAGGCGACTTCCATTTGTCTCACTACTTTATCCTGCTCTAATCTTGCTTCAGCGGCTGCCTGGTCATTGCTCTTATTCAAATGTTCTATTGCGGTAAGATAATGTTGTGTGGCAGAATCAGCCAGGTAGATCATGTAATGCAGGTAGCGCAGACCAGCAGTGTTTTCTTCCGGTTTCACCAGGGATAAGCCTTTGTACAGATAGTGCCTGGCTTTTTCAAACTCGCCGGCGTCCAGGTAAACATGGCCAAGACTAATGTTGGCATAATCTTCATCTTTGTGCAGCCGGCTGGAAATGGCGTATAACTGTTTAAAATAGGTTTCCGATTTATCAAACGCTTTTTCTTCACGAAAAGCATTTCCCAGTCTGTAAAGATAAGTAATACTATCCTGGGTACCACGGGGCGGATATTGATGCAGGGCATTCAATATGTAGTTGGTTGCTTCTGTTTTCTTACCCATTTTGTTGTAAGCTGCACTGATGATCTCGTGCACCATAGGGGAAGAAACATAATATATGCTTGGTTGGTGTTCGTAGTATTTCAATGCCTGTTTACAGGCGTTTATTGCTTCCTCATACTTTTCGCGGCGATAAGCCAGTACTGATTTTTCAATGTAAATGTCACCTGCGGAGAGTGTGTCTCTGGTGGCATCTACTGCTGTTACCGCGGCTTCTGAATAGTAATAGGATTTATCTGTCTGACGAACAAAATCAAAATAACAGGTCAGCGGGTAGTAGATATACTGGAGCTTTTTGTATCCTGTCCGTTTGTATGTTGCAATGATTTTAAGGACGTCCGCTTCAGCATCCGGCTTTTTCAGGTATAAATTGTTAATGGCAATATTACGCGCAGCCATCAGTGTCAGGTCTTTTAAACCCAGTCTTTCAGTTATTGCGGCAGCCTTTCTGGCGTAATCGTTACTCCTGAGATAGTCCTGTGTTTTGTCTTTTGCGTCTCTTCCCCAGATGTAGAAGCTGAGTTGCAGGAACAGTTTAGCTCTGGTTGAGTCATTGGCTTTGCCGGGCAGTTGCTCAAAACTATCCAGCGCATCACTGAAATAATATAATTGTCCCAGCAACAATAATGCTTCAGACATACCTGCCTGGTCGTTTATCCGGGTACCTTCTGCTAGTGCCTGTTTAGCGTATTGTTCCGCAAGCGTAAGGTCAGCCGGATTTTTATAGGGCAGGTTATGGTAGAGATTACACAGTGCATTTAGTGTCTGTATACGCTCATGTGCATTACGTGTAGTCTTTAATCGCGTAGATAATGTGTGCAGTTGATTGGCTGCAACAGGTGCGGGGGCAGGATAATATTGTGCATATAATCTGCCGGATATGCAGGTGAGCGATAGGATACAGCAAAGCAGCCACCGTTTTACCTGTTTCCAAAGTGTAATGTTTTCAGAATATGTTCCATGCTCCAGTAGCATCGTCATAAATATTTGGCGCAGCCGTGAACTAACAAGGAAATTTAAACCTGTGTCTTAATCCCGGAAATGTGTTGGTTATGTAAAGTTAGTCAGGCCGGTAATTGATCCTGGCTCCGGGACCGGAAAAGCAACATTCAAACAAATTTTCGTGAAAATAGTAAACGTGTGGTATTTGCAGAAAATTGCCCCAACCAGGCATTAAAGTACAATTATTTCCGGCCCGGGAGCCTATTCTGGCCGTTTAACCAGCTAATTGTCAAGAGATACCCTGTTTTTGACAAGGGAAAGGGGAGTTTTGACCTTGAAAATGCCTTTGCCGGCTTTCATTTTGTCCACTTCACACAGAATGTATTTATGTCTATGGAGATATCTCCGCAGTTTTGTACTGTAGGAGGCATAGAAATACATTTCATTTACCTTATAACAATGAACATGAAACACATAAAGAGCGTCTATATAAATGGCAGATTCGCTACACCCCATGGCAATGAAGTAGCGAGTATTGTAAGTCCGCTGGACGGTGAAGTGATTGCTCAACTGACGTATGCAGACGAAACGGATACAGAAAAGGCAATACAGGCGGCAAGTACAGCTTTGGTAAATTATGCACAAAGCAGCCTTGCTGAAAGAGCTGAATACCTGCAACGTATCCATGATGAAATCCTCAAAAGAATTGATGACCTGATTGATATCACCATCCTGGAATACGGCGCACCAAAGGAGAGAGCGAAATGGTCCAATATGATCGCGGCTACGACTTTCCTTCACCAGATCGCTGTAATGAAGGATTATCCGTTCAAAAAGACCGTACATGAATCTACCGTTGTAATGGAGCCTATTGGTGTTTCGGCCTTGTTTACTCCGTGGAATTCTACGGCGGGATCCATTGCCGTGAAGGTGGCAGCAGCACTGGCAGCTGGTTGTACGATCGTTCTTAAACCAAGCGAGTTCAGTCCCTGGCAGTCTCAGATCATTATGGAATGTATTGATATGGCAGGCTTGCCACCAGGCGTTGTGAATATGGTCAATGGAAGGGGAGATGTGATCAGCCGGGCTATTATAGCAAGTCCGGAGGTGACTAAGATATCCTTTACCGGTTCTACCGTAGTGGGAAAAATTCTTGGGAAGGGGGCTATCGACACCATGAAAAGACTGACGCTCGAACTGGGAGGTAAGTCGGCGAATATTATCCTGGAAGATGCAGATCTTGATACCGCGATACCTATGGCACTACAGGCAGGGTTTATGAATAACGGACAGGCATGTATCGCGGGATCAAGGTTACTGGTGCCGGTATCCAGACTGGAGGAGATAAAAAAGAGGCTTGCTGATGGAGCTACACAGTTTAGGGTGGGAGATCCCTATCAAGATGCAACCAGGATAGGGCCGCTGGCTAGTCAGAAGCAGTATGACCGTATCCAGCAATTTATTACCACAGGGCTTGTGGAAGGAGCGGAGTTATTATACGGCGGACCAGGACATCCGGAAGGCTTTGACAAAGGCTTTTATGTGAAACCGACGATTTTTGCAGGTGTAAAAAACGATATGAAGATCGCCAGGGAAGAGATTTTTGGTCCGGTGCTATCGGTGATTGCTTACCAGGATGAAGCGGAAGCTATTGCTATTGCTAATGATTCTGATTACGGGCTAATGGCGTATGTCAGCTCCGCTGATCAGGAGAAGGCGGCACGGATTGCCGGACAGTTAAAAGCAGGCAGGGTGTTGATCAATACGTTGAAGCATGATCCATTGGCACCGTTTGGAGGGTATAAGCATTCCGGTATGGGACGTGAGAACGGTCAGTTGGGTATGGAGGCATTTTTAGAGCCGAAGACCCTGATCATTTGATGAGATATACTTGTTGCCATTAAAAGATAAAGGCCATAGATCATTGATTTATGGCCTTTGGTATTATCAGCGGGGATAAATGAGTATTTGCTGAGAGGTGTTGGGAAATTTGTGTATACTAGCAGAAATATATCCCATTTTTGTTAGATAAACCTATGAAGAAATTTTTTGTTTTTGTGCTAACTGTGTGCGCCTGTATGTTATTGGCAGCCATGTATGGAGTGATCAATGATCATGTAACTTACACGATCTCTCCGGAATACTATACCCGGTTTAAATTTGAGCAATTCGGACTTGAAACGGTATGGTTTGGAGGAATAAGACAGACGGTTACTGTCGTCGGTATAATGGCCACCTGGTGGGTAGGACTTCTCATTGGTCTGGTGCTTGGTCTTACAGGTCTTATTTTTAAAGATCATCAGTCTATGCGACGGGCTATTCAAAAGGCTATATTTTACACGTTTATATCCACTATTGCCTTCGCTATTGCCGGGTATTTATATGGTCGCTTTGTATTGGCCGGAACGGGTGTAGACTGGTGGTTGCCGGAGGGATTGTTGGACGAGTCA contains the following coding sequences:
- a CDS encoding sigma-54-dependent transcriptional regulator, coding for MKNKILIVEDQFIEANNLRMVLKAAGYQVCTIARSVQEALKIISTEQPDLVMLDIFLNGDQTGIELAVILKKQNIPFIYLSANSDQHTFALAKQTNPYGFLVKPFREKDVLAMLDIAANLHEEHLALSHMSASNSVSAAQDKKTIADFGMIGNSTTLKEITRYIGIAAAATAPVLILGESGTGKEVVARAIHENSARQKKPLIVVDCAALTPTLIESELFGHEKGSFTGATDKRIGKFEQATGGTIFLDEVGEIPVEIQSKLLRVLQEKEICPIGGKRKTVDVRIIAATNRNLEEEVAQGRFRLDLYYRLFVFPIQLSPLRDRKEDIIPIAEHYLRICTAANNKIIAGFSDKATQMLLNYSWPGNVRELIHLIERSVLLCEDPLIDNVFLPTTRKSQIQDVLPIKTMTENERDHILEVLSRCDWKIYGRGGAADLLEINASTLKSRMKKLGISKRFD
- a CDS encoding TlpA disulfide reductase family protein codes for the protein MKYLLTLISLAAVIPCKAQFVLDGKVSGYKGKYIYLQYADDKGTYIRDSATVKNGLFRFSGNVSEPFMAALKNSSDPRSYNDSGNVSLFLEPKKMTISVEEGNFANAQVEGSASQKQFGAMQQQIRYVNKKWKVVMDTLSAVNKRSNFEYQELKNWVLSPFHMDMDEIYDRSMNQYPTSYVTAYYLRFKVNELSADSLKKWYAGFPEKVKQSKYGKSLNEDIQRKKIGIPGTMAKGFSSEDIDGKPLSLADYKGKYVLLDFWASWCLPCRKGSPHLKELYGKYKDKGFEIIGISDDDSKPDAWRKAVEKDGTGIWKHVLRGMKRTDSGFDRTNDKSDFYNIHALPTKILIDPNGQIIGRYTGEGEEDKSMDEKLASIFGK
- a CDS encoding LytR/AlgR family response regulator transcription factor, producing the protein MDNHNVKTDAIMDVYKSGASQDFILIKDCLLYIGGSETIYQNGNDAPGMQHLKGTYRLPDKNILYALGSANGNFGVSDSSETGKAGPFGWKKSFLVFRNQKYFTVQTDHIAFFYIRNNCVSFKCFDKQVYTINHSLDQIIHAVSPHQFFRINRQYVVNFSAIKEVEPYFTRKLCVNLLVDTPDKLLINKERTTNFLSWMEDR
- a CDS encoding aldehyde dehydrogenase family protein, with the protein product MKHIKSVYINGRFATPHGNEVASIVSPLDGEVIAQLTYADETDTEKAIQAASTALVNYAQSSLAERAEYLQRIHDEILKRIDDLIDITILEYGAPKERAKWSNMIAATTFLHQIAVMKDYPFKKTVHESTVVMEPIGVSALFTPWNSTAGSIAVKVAAALAAGCTIVLKPSEFSPWQSQIIMECIDMAGLPPGVVNMVNGRGDVISRAIIASPEVTKISFTGSTVVGKILGKGAIDTMKRLTLELGGKSANIILEDADLDTAIPMALQAGFMNNGQACIAGSRLLVPVSRLEEIKKRLADGATQFRVGDPYQDATRIGPLASQKQYDRIQQFITTGLVEGAELLYGGPGHPEGFDKGFYVKPTIFAGVKNDMKIAREEIFGPVLSVIAYQDEAEAIAIANDSDYGLMAYVSSADQEKAARIAGQLKAGRVLINTLKHDPLAPFGGYKHSGMGRENGQLGMEAFLEPKTLII
- a CDS encoding sensor histidine kinase → MTMLLEHGTYSENITLWKQVKRWLLCCILSLTCISGRLYAQYYPAPAPVAANQLHTLSTRLKTTRNAHERIQTLNALCNLYHNLPYKNPADLTLAEQYAKQALAEGTRINDQAGMSEALLLLGQLYYFSDALDSFEQLPGKANDSTRAKLFLQLSFYIWGRDAKDKTQDYLRSNDYARKAAAITERLGLKDLTLMAARNIAINNLYLKKPDAEADVLKIIATYKRTGYKKLQYIYYPLTCYFDFVRQTDKSYYYSEAAVTAVDATRDTLSAGDIYIEKSVLAYRREKYEEAINACKQALKYYEHQPSIYYVSSPMVHEIISAAYNKMGKKTEATNYILNALHQYPPRGTQDSITYLYRLGNAFREEKAFDKSETYFKQLYAISSRLHKDEDYANISLGHVYLDAGEFEKARHYLYKGLSLVKPEENTAGLRYLHYMIYLADSATQHYLTAIEHLNKSNDQAAAEARLEQDKVVRQMEVAYKAREKEQELKLKNQNIIFLQRQAQAQKEKLKQSEKIGLLTAGALVLALAIMVLLFFFYRQKQKSSREMTHKNQQLQKLVSEKEWLLKEVHHRVKNNLHTIFCLLESQARTATPEARNALEKSTHRIYAMSLFHQKVYQSGNIQQVDFGNYMREFLLFLQEGFDLETRNIRVTHEMTSISLPLNLAMPLALIANEALTNAAKYAFEGRSSGEINLSLHPHEQAYKMTISDDGIGITHPGSSDRQSLGMELMHGLCADIGAAINFEVNNGTRINIAFNAG